Sequence from the Cololabis saira isolate AMF1-May2022 chromosome 9, fColSai1.1, whole genome shotgun sequence genome:
tgagagtcaaaaaatagtcataaaaggccaatggaaaatggcattgagctgttgagttcataagtagtttttttagttttactacaactgtagccttacagtcatggcctttgaggcacaaataagtttacaagttttctacagactttctgtttgcacgtttgttattgcactaaaaatgtgcactgttACAGAAttaattttctgttttctttctattgttttatattaatttatacaattttaagttaagcaggacaggtttctgttcaagaaagatacttattttattcagttcattttgttattttgtattaaagtgaattgcttgataataatttgttttccatgtgttcatggcattcaaaaatatgcatcttattcaattcaggttcgagtcaaatagttaaaaaatcgtttcactcacaaataaAGGGGCTAAAAAGGCATTTGGGTTGGCCAGCCCTGGCTGCAGATGAAGtgtcacttatttatttttcagggagttggcaaccctagttctGTTTCACTCTGcgctaataaaataaaacgatgCTACTCTTGTTATGATGTATCTTTGATGTGTTTTTACGGTGGTTTTAATGACGTGCATGATCCCTGCTGCACAcactcaagcctgaattatggttccgcgttaaatcgacgcagagcctacgccgtacggtacggcgtagcctacgtcgtaggctctgcgttggtgtaacgcggaaccataaatagcCTTCACGCAGCAGATGGGCGGGAGTTTCCAGCCTGCAGCTTTTCCAAATCCTGCTCCTCCTGTCTGAACAGCAGGTCCATAAATAGCAGGGCGTACGAGGAAGCCCCCCGGgaaaatacatacataaataaataaagaaaatggcaGAAATAGTTTCCCCAATAACTCGACAAGTATGTAGAGACAGCCGGGACGGCGGATACTCCTCTGTCGATATCAGTCTGAAGGACGTGGAAGACTGTTTCATTTACGACCGACACGGACTCGCTGCTCCCTTCAAGACGCTGTACCAAGACAGGAAATCAGTCCTAGTTTTCGTGAGGGTAGGAAAAAACACTGAGTTTACTCCAATGTCGCCGATCCCTAGTTTTAAGCAACTCagcatgaaggtttatttgGAAACTGTCACCATGGGAGCTGCAAGTTTGCTGGCTGTCCCAAAAAGGTTTATTATGTTGCAGTTTTAGAAATGGAAACAGGAAGATCTGTGTGCACTGGGGAAGACCTGTCATCAGTGTACTTAATgctgttttatttgttgtttcccTGCAGAATTTTTTGTGCTTCAGCTGTAAGGAGTATGTTGAAGATTTGAGCAAAATACCCAGAAAAGTCCTGGAGGTGAGTCCTGACCTGATCAGCGCATAACACAAGTCCCAGGAAAAGGTTTATGGCTGCAATACAAATCTTAACCACAGTTCTGCTGCAACATGCTCACCTAACTATCGATTGTGATTGTGATCCTGATTGTTTGATGTGTCTTTTGCAGGATGCTGGAGTTAGACTGGTTGTGATTGGTCAATCCACTCATCAACACATAGAGGTATTTGAAATAATGTAATATGCACTGGGTTTCATGAAATCTCTTTTGTGGTGCAGGTTTTGATTtttataggcaaggcaaggcaaatttatatagcacaattcaacacaaggtaattcaaagtgctttacagtgacgttaaaagcggcaagacataattagacaataaataattcaacataattagacagtaaataacaaataagattgaataagatgataagaaaagaagtaaaataataaaaagcacaagctgttaaaaataagggcagtagaatacagcaggtaagtttaatttaggagtacgcttgagtaaacagtaatgtttttaggcctgatttaaaggatctacagttggagcagacctcaggtctacaggaagtttgttccaccggtgaggagcagaataactgaacgctgcctcaccttgcttggttctggttctggaaccacaacaaaccagatccagatgaacctcaggggtctgggagcttcatagggaactaacagatcaagcatgtattttggtccaagaccattcaggtctttgtagaccagcaataagattttaaactctatcctttgactcactggaagccagtgtagtgattttatACATTGTAGTCGTAAAAAAGACTACGGTTGTGTTGGTTGTGTTATTATTCACTAATTGACACATACATTAGAACATGAATTCAAACAGTGGCAGCCATTGTTGAGGGCATGAAGAAAATTGTGAAACTGCATAATCCTAGAGGTCATGTTCCTCATTTTCAAAAAGATTGTCCTTATATAGAGTTTTCTGGAAGATTTTTGggggagacaaaaaaaaaatcaccagcCTGTATTACTAGCGTATAAATAATTACTTCAACTTAAGTTTGGAAATATGATACGATTTCCCTTATTATCCAAAACAAGACTATTCtttctgtaaaaaaacaacaatgtccCACTTCCACCCTCTTCAAAGTTTTGAATTTGCTGCTATTTCTTTCACTGCTTTTGTTTCATCGCTTTTCTCTGGACAACGCATTAATAACCTTATTAATAATAAGGTTCCTTAATGTTAAATTATAAATTAGTTAAATAATCAGTACATTAATGGTAATAATAATCAGTGTAATAAGCAGGAATTATGCCCGGCTGGGTGGTTCAGAATTCTATGGAAAAATGGGCTTGTTTGGGCTGGTTTGACATCGGTCTCTGCAGGGACTGTGTATAATATTGATCAATTTGACAGTTTTGCTCTTAAATGAATAAAGATGCACCTCGTTGCTGTTACGGGTCCCTGTGGTAAGCTGTCCTGAAATGAGTTCTGCTCAAATGTGAAAATATAGCAAATAATTTCACTGGGAAATGCAGACATGGCATCAAATAACATAATAGAGCGCCATTGTGATTTGTTATAGGGGTTTATAAACTATCGTTGATCAGTCCAGGTTCTTAGAATACTGAAAAATACTGATTATATTATTTGGGGGAGTTTTTCTTAGTTTTCGACAGTTTTCCGCTGCTTTTGAGCTTATAAGTATCAGCTGGATCTGCAAACTGATAATGATCATAAGCTGCAGCTGGACCTGTTAAGCTACACCAATCAATTGCATGAACTAACATCAGTGTGATGTGATCACAATGTGATGATAAAGATAGTGATAGTCTAAGACTTTAAAGGGACTGTTTTCATTGAaaagcttgtaaaaaaaaaaagtatgagtaatttgcttttttttgcactttgttATGGTTCATTAAAGCATATGAATAGTTCTTGCACCACTGAGAAATGATGATAAACTCATGAGACTGACTGACTGGTGCTGCAGAGGACTTTTGGTGTCAGCTGACTGATCCAACTGTGCACTCTTTGTGCACTCAGTAAACTCTGCCTTCAtgctaaaaaaagaagaaagaatttCTTCTAACACAGAGGATGTTATTACACAAACATCACAAACTGCCGCTCACATTAACATTTGTTGAGAATAAATAAATTGTTAAAATCTGCTGTTTTCCAGCAATTAATTTCACCCGTTTGATGGTGGGAACGGGAGAGCGTTTTTAAGCAACACCACTGGCTCAAAAACTTTCCTGTCAGCAAGTCCATGAAAACACAGACTGGTTCAAAGTGgggtttatttattaaagtatggAGCAATGAAAATGTGACAAACACAGGCAGTGCGGGCTTAAATAAACAAGTCACAGCTGAATTCAAACATGGAAACATGTCAAATATGTGACTCTGTATCTTTCCAGCCGTTCTGTTCGCTGACGAGGTACCCCTATGAAATATATGTAGACCCGGAGAGGTGCATTTACCAAAAACTTGGGATGAAGAGAGATGAGAAATTCACAGATTCTGGTAATGTATCAAAATTACAAGGTTAAAAAGCCTTTTCTTTGAGAGTCAGGTTTATTAAATCCTTCATCTGTTTGTATTCTTAGCACATCCCAGTCCCCACGTGAAGTCTGGTTTGTTTATGGGCCAAGTGAAGAGCATATGGAGGGCCATGACGAGTCCTGCATTTGACTTTCAGGGGGATTTGCATCAGCAAGGTGGTGCCATCATTGCAGGACCTGGtaatttgttttgtctgtgaAATTCTTCAGTCTGGATGTCGCTCCCTTACCTCCGTTGTATTAACTTTCTTTTTCTGACtctctttcatttccttttctcCGCAGGCTCCCAGGTTCATTTTTGCCATTTTGACATGAACCGCCTGGATCACATGCCCATCAACTGGCTCCTTCAGCTCGCTGGAGTTCAACAGACTCTAGACTTCAGTGATAAGCCAAAGATCATGCACGTATAAGAGACTGCCTGGCAGAAAGTCGGCTTCACAAATGTATATACATTGGGGGGGTTGAAAGGATTTTTTACTTTAGTGATCGGAGGAATGTTGGGCATTCTCAGTCGTACTATGTGTTCATGGGGTTTAAGCTCGGGTGACTGGAGGAATCAACAGTTTGCACTTATTGGTTGTCTTTAGTTCTTGTCAAGTTTGGAGCTGCACTCCGGTTCATTATCTACTTTTTGGTATGAATCATTTGCCACGAAGATTGAAACCATAATCCTGAGTGTTACTGCACCTCAAGAGAGCTGATTTGATGCAGGCACCCAAGTCCAGAGCAACAAAACTCTCTCAGACCAGAccctgttttattctgcttatataaACTAGGATAACACTCTCTCCCTTTTTCTTTATCACATCCTGTAAGCACTCGTGAAATTGCCAGAAATCCCCAACTTTGATATTACGTGCACTAACAAAATGGACTTTTCCAGTGGAACACTGTAGAACATTGTTAAGCCCTAGTCTGTTCAGAGATTGATGAAAGATGCTTTTCGTCAGCTGTCACCGGGTCTTTTGACAGGACTGTTGTTGATTGCAGTCACTGCTGTTTCCATTCGGTAGTTCACACAGGCCAAACAGAGGTGGTGCAGTGTGTGATGATCACACACcctttgtgtaaatatatccCACTGCTTGCTTAAATAAAGATACACTGAGTTGACCAGCGTTGATGGTTACCTGTATGTACAGTAATCACTCAACATACATCTTTAAATTAGCTGTATCCTGTTGCTAAGAGTGGTGTGTTCACCAAACTGCATATTTCCAAGGTAAAACTAGACTTAAATTCTTGCCTCCATGACACAAAGGGTGTTACTTCTGAAGCAAAAACTGTGGTGGTCATTGCGCTACTGCGTTGGTGCTCCTTTAATACAGTATGTGGTTGGTGCCAAACATCTGTGCTTTTTATTCAGTGAGATTGGTACAACTGACGTTCATCCCCGAGTCAAATGACTCTTCAGGAGTTGCAGGTAAACATCAGCTTCCGACCTGATTGTCAGAGATGCAAACTTGACACGGATGAACATGCAAACTTTTGCAGATTGCACTGTGCTCAAAATCGTAAAAGTGAGCACAAACTTGAAAGGATGCTTACAAAAATCTGTGCTTAATGTTTACTGACCACCAATTCCCCCAACATGAAAGGGGACTGTGTTTTACTTGTCTTCAAGGCAGATACCAGGTTCATGTCAGTCCAGCTGTTTCTTGACATTTCTTCCTCTTGCAATAGTCTGCAGAGTGGTTCCTGATGGAGATATTAAGATTGTTTGCACTGATCATTCTGCATAGAGAATGAAAAACTAAGTCAACTGTCTTGTTTTGGTATGTGTACCCACTGAAAAAATAACGTTGCTGCTGAAGGACTTCATAGACCTCAATGAAAACAGATTGAATAAACCTACAATCTGTCAGAGCAACAACGTTTGGTACTGAGGACTTTGCCTGAGCAATGGTCTTCATTACAGTCATATTGTTTTGAGCCTGCCCCACCTTAGATAAAGGGGTGTGATAGGTGCtgttcaaaagaaaaaggaccAGAGGGTTTCTGCAAGGGTAAATGAAACATGAGCTCTCAGAGTAATCTGGTTCCCAGGTTAGTGCTGACATAGAAACAGAGATAAATATTCTCTCTTTACTACAGCTTCTTCTGTTGCAACATGTAACAAATGTGGGCTTTTGTTTTCCTCTGGATTCATGTCTAAAGAATAGAATTGAACCTCTCTATCCAGCTCCGTCTACAGACATTTTATGCAGCTGACTTGGACAAAGGTTATGTTAGTTTTCCAGTGCCTCTAATCTGATCTCATGAACTGAGAGCATTGGAAATAGCTCACATTAACCAATAATGATACAGGTTGTTATTGCAGTTTTTGGCTTTAGTCTAAACTTTTCCTGCTAGATTCATAATGTTTCTGTTTTGTGCTGCATACATgtggtattttattttatttatttatttatttttatttatttatttgcacaatgacaacagtaaattttttatcatacaaggacaaataatttgtgcaggagaggaaaagaagcccgaagggcttataaaaaatcctccccctcaatacaaaatcaccaaaacaaatcaatcaatagaaagaatagaaaggaaaagaaaaggtaaaagaaacaaagaaaaacacaataaacacccaaacaaaaatatctatgaaatggcaatttcattttagtacgaatagcctgttaattttgtctatataaaagataccccattaagttggtcctaaacatttttaaggatgacactAACTTAAGAGATCTAGATCGTATGTTACTTGGTGTAAAATGGTTGCATGGATAATAGAAGAGTTGTGAATCTATAATAACTGTTGGTGAACTGATTTACTACTTTTCTTATTCATATTCTTGCCATCCAAGGTGTTTATTATGTTGTTACTACAATCcagcttttttttgtgtgtttgttatttGCTTTGCTTATATGCCCGAGGTCAAACAGCACAGTTTGCATGCAAAGTGGCATACATGGGTTGCAAACTGGTGCAGCAGAACAGTTAAAACAAGGGTGGGCGCTGGACATCTAATCCTGATACGTCACTTGCAGGGGCTTCAGAAAGCAGAAACCTGCCCCTGCTCAAACacgtcaccagcagcagcagcagcagcacggagGCTGGAGCTGACAACTGTACTTCGCAGACGGGGgtcatcaccagcagcaggagccaAGACATGCCACATTAACAGCGGCCAAACGCGCACGAAGCCGCCGCACTCGGGGGAGCTGGATCTGCTGCAGCTGATGGGGATGCACATCCTGCACATCTGAGGAGAAAATGAAGAGAAAGAGCGAGAGGAGACGAGCCGAGTCGAGGAAAAAGCGCTGTGCAGCTCACAGCAGCTCCGAGGCGGAGCCAGGCTCTGATATTTACATTGAGATAACAGGTAAGAGGGTCTTG
This genomic interval carries:
- the prxl2c gene encoding peroxiredoxin-like 2C, with the translated sequence MAEIVSPITRQVCRDSRDGGYSSVDISLKDVEDCFIYDRHGLAAPFKTLYQDRKSVLVFVRNFLCFSCKEYVEDLSKIPRKVLEDAGVRLVVIGQSTHQHIEPFCSLTRYPYEIYVDPERCIYQKLGMKRDEKFTDSAHPSPHVKSGLFMGQVKSIWRAMTSPAFDFQGDLHQQGGAIIAGPGSQVHFCHFDMNRLDHMPINWLLQLAGVQQTLDFSDKPKIMHV